GCTTCACGTCATCACGTGTCTTGTGCCGGCGTTTTTCATCGCGGGGGGCATCTCCGCGCTGCTGTCCGACCGGTTCGTCACGAAGTACCTCGGCGGGGACGCGCCGAAACTCCACGCGTACAGTATCGCGTCGGTCTCCGGCGTGGCCCTCGCGGTGTGTAGCTGTACGATCCTGCCGATGTTCGCCGGACTGTACCGGAAAGGCGCCGGCATCGGACCGGCGACGGCATTCCTCTTCTCGGGGCCGGCGATCAACGTCCTCGCGATCGTCTTCACCGCCCGCGTGCTCGGACTGCCGCTGGGCGGCGCCCGGGCGGTCTTCGCCGTCGCGATGGCCGGCGCGATCGGCCTCGCGATGGCGTTCGCGTTCCGGGACGCCGAGGAGGGCGAGGGCGCGGTCGTCGCGACCGACGGCGGCTACGAGCAGGTCGTCGGCGGCGAGCGCCCGGCGTGGGTGACCGCCGCCTTCTTCGGCAGCATGGTCGCGATCCTGCTGATCGCGGCGTCCGGTCTGCTCTCGGTCGCGGTGAAGGTGGCCGCGCTCGCGCCGCTGTTCGCCCTGCTGGGCTACCTCCTGTGGGTCGAGTTCGACCGCGGCGAGATCGACGAGTGGCTCCAGGAGACGTGGTTCTTCACGCGGACGATCTTTCCGCTGCTGATCGTCGGGACGTTCGTCATCGGGATCATCGGCGCGGTCGCCGCGCTGGCACAGGGGATGGACCCCCTCGAACCGGTGGCCGTCGGCGAGCAGACCTTCGCGGCCCACCAGGTCGCACCCGGCCTGTTGACCCGCGAGGTCTTCGGCCAGACGACGCTGCTGTCGACGGGGCTGGCGTCGGTCATCGGCGCGGTCCTGTACATGCCGACGCTGCTGGAGGTACCGATCGTCGGTTCCCTGTTCGGCTACACGCAGGGGCTGATGGACGGCGGACCCGCGCTGACGCTGCTGCTGGCCGGACCGTCGCTCTCGCTGCCGAACATGATCGTCATCTGGAAGACGATCGGGACGAAGCGGACGGCGCTGTACCTCGTGCTCGTCGCCGTCGCCGCGACGGCCGCCGGCCTCCTGTGGGGGACGCTGCTGTAACACCACGACTACCAACCATGAAAATCGAAGTGATCGGACCCGGCTGTCCACGGTGCAAGAAGACCGAACGGCGCGTCGAGGACGCGCTCGAAGCGCTCGACGGTCGCGTCGACGCGACCGTCGAGAAAGTCAGCGACCAGATGGAGATCATCGACCGCGGCGTCATGCACACGCCAGCCGTCGCCGTCGACGGCGACGTGAAGACGGAGGGCGATATTCCCGAGGTCGACCGACTGGTGGAGATCTTCCGGGCCGCCTGAGGCCCGCGAGTCTCGGCCCGTCGCGTCTCGGGGCGGCCGAGCGGGTCGATGCATACACTAATTTGTCCTGGCGACCTAGTCCATCTGGAAAGGGATGTCCGCGCAATCCAACGAGTTTCGGGTGTCGGAGGAGGAGATGGACCGCCTCGAGGCCGTCGCCGAGGCGGCCGACGTCGAGCGTGCGCTCGCCATCTTCAAGGCGCTGGCCGACGACCGCCGCCTGCTCATCATGCGACTGCTCGCCGAGTCCGAACTCTGCGTCTGCGACCTCGTCGAGGTGTTCGACATCGAGTACTCGAAGCTCTCCTACCACCTCAAACAGTTGAAGGAGGCCGACCTCGTCACCGCCGACCGCGACGGCAACTACGTGACCTACCGCCCGACCGAGCGCGGCGACGAAGTCGTCGAAATCGTTCGGGACATCTCCTGAGCCGAACCCGATACTCGGTCTACAAAAACGAATTTCAGGAAACCGTTACGGTCGGCCGGTCCCTCCCTCCGGTCGCATGACGAACTACGACCTTCCCGACCTGCCGTACGACTACGACGCCCTGGAACCGCACATCAGCGAGCAGGTGCTGACGTGGCACCACGACACCCACCACCAGGGCTACGTCGACGGCTGGAACGGCGCCGAGGAGACGCTGGCGGAGAACCGCGAGGCCGGCGACTTCGACGCCTCGCCCGCCGCGTTGCGAAGCGTCACCCACAACGGCTCCGGCCACGTCCTCCACGACCTGTTCTGGAAGAACATGAGCCCGGAGGGCGGCGACGAGCCCTCGGGCGACCTCGCCGACCGCATCGAGGCAGACTTCGGCTCCTACGAGGCCTGGAAAGGCGAGTTCGAGGCCGCCGCGGGCGCCGCCGGCGGCTGGGCCCTGCTGGTGTACGACTCGTTCTCGAACCAGCTACGCAACGTGGTCGTCGACAAGCACGACCAGGGCGCGCTGTGGGGTAGCCACCCGATTCTCGCGTGTGACGTCTGGGAGCACTCCTACTACCACGACTACGGCCCCGCCCGCGGCGAGTTCGTCGACGCCTTCTTCGAGGTCGTCGACTGGGAGGAGCCCGAACGCCGCTACGAGGCGGCCGTCGAACGGTTCGAGTAGGCACCGTTCTCTCCTCGCGTTCCCCCTCACCGCCCCGGGCCCGTCTCGCCGACCCACGCCCGGAGTAGCGTGCATTCAAGGGCGTCCGTCGCACACGGGCGAGCATGGCAGGTGAGGACCTCGCGGCGCGGATCGGCGACGTGCTCGCGGTCGACCCCGACGAGTTTCGCGAGGGAGCCGCGGCCGACGCCGAGGTGTTGCTCGAGGAACTCGAGGACGGCGCGTTCGACAACCCGCAGGCGATCGTCGGCTTCGAGTACGAGTTCTACGCGACCGACGCCGAGACGACGGCGCTCCGGCGGGTCCCCCGGCGGCTGCTCGAGTTGATCGGCTTCGAGAAGGAACTCGGGTTGCACAACGCCGAGATGACGACCAGCCCCCAGCCGCTGAACGCCGACGGCCTGCGCGCCCAGGAGGCCGAGGTGAAAGCCCGCCTCCGGACCGCCCTCGACGTGACCGGCAGCGAGCGGATGCGCCTCGTCAGCGACGGCATGTGGACGATTCCGCCGGAGGGCGAGCGCGCCCGCGACTACCTCACCGACAGCGTCGAGCGGACCGTCGAGACCCCCGACGGCGAGCGCCACGTCCGGGTCGCGACGAACATGAGCGACTCGGCGCGCTACCACGCGATGGCCAACACCGATCGCGCGCAGGCGGCCGGGATGCGGATCGACGCCCCCCACGTCACCCTCGAAGCGGACACCGTGATGCCCGAGAGCCTCATCACGTCGATCCAGCCCCACTACCAGGTGCCCCACGCGGCGGACCTGCCGGCGTACTTCACCTACGCCCTGCGGATCGCCGGCCCGCTGCTCGCGCTCGGGGCCAACTCGCCGTTTTTCCCGCCGGACTGTTACGACGAGGCCGCCCCCGAGGCGATCCTGCGGGACGGCTGGATGGAGAACCGGATCAGCGTCTTCGAGACCGTGCTCAACCACCCCGCGGCGGGCGCGGGGAAGGTGCGCTTCCCCCGCGACCTCGAGACGGTCGAGGAGGCCGTCCGCCGGATCGCCGAGGACGACGTCCTCGTCCCGATGCCCGTCGACGGCGGCGAGCGCTTCGACGACCGGTTCCCCCACTTCCGGCGCAAGCACGGCACCTTCTGGCGGTGGGTCCGCCCGGTGTTCGACGGCGCGACCCGCTCGGCGGCCAACGCCCGCATCGAGTTCCGCCCGATCCCGGCCCAGCCGACCGTGCGCGACTCGATCGCCTTTCAGGCGGCCTTCGCCGGCCTGCTGGAGAGCCTCACCCGGCTCGAACACCCCGTCCGCGAACTCGACTGGGAACGCGCCCGCGAGAACTTCTACGCCGCGATGCGCGAGGGCCTCGACGCCGACCTCACCTGGATCACCAACGACGGCGAGGAGACGACCGACCGCGAGCGCATCTACGAGGACCTGCTCGCCCACGCGGAGGGCGGACTGGCAAACCGCGGCCTCTCGGACGAGGAGGTCGCGACCTACCTCTACCCGCTCCGGCGGCGGGCCCGCCGGGGCGTCTCGCCCGCCGCCTGGAAGCGCGCGGCGGTCCGCCGGCGCCTCGACGAGGGCGCCGACTTCGAGGCGGCGATCTACGGCATGCAGCGCCGGTACGTCGAGCGCCAGCGCGAGACGCTGCTCGACGGGAGTTTCGCCGACTGGATCGGGGAGTGAACGCCCCACGAAGGCGGGACGCAAGTGATTAAGGGGCTTCGGGGAAAGTGGCCGACATGGTTACGTTCCTCTCCGGAGGCACCGGAACGCCGAAACTGCTGGACGGAGCCGGGACCGCGTTCTCGCCGGCGGAGACGACGGTGATCGCGAACACCGGTGACGACATCGAACTCGGCGGGCTGTTCGTCTCCCCCGACGTCGACACCCTCCTCTTTCAGGGCGGCGGCGTCCTCGACCGCGAGCACTGGTGGGGGATCGAGGGCGACACCCACCGCACCCACTCCGCGCTCCGGGACATCGCTACCGCGGCGGACCTCCCCGAGGGGCCCCAGTACCTCCCCGACGAGCGCCAGACCGAGGGCCGGGAGATCGCCCGCTGGCGGCGCTTCTCGGGCGTCGGCGAGTTCATGACGATCGGCGACCGCGACCGGGCGGTCCACCTCACCCGGACCAGCCTGCTCGATCAGGGCCACTCGCTGAGCGAGGTCACGGCGCGGCTGGCCGACGCGTTCGGCCTCTCGGCCGACCTCCTGCCGATGAGCGACGACCCCGTCGCCAGCATCGTCCACACCGACGAGGGGCCGATGCACTTCCAGGAGTTCTGGGTCGGCCGCGAGGGCGAACCCGCCGTCGAGAACGTCGAGTTCCGCGGCTCCTCGCGGGCCGAACCGGCGCCGGGCGTGATCGAGGCGCTCGACGACGTCGTCGTGATCGGGCCCTCGAATCCCGTCACGAGCATCGGGCCGATGCTCGCGCTGCCCGGCGTCGGCGACGCGCTCCACGAGACGACCGTCGTCGCCGTCTCGCCGTTCCTCGGCGACGAGGCGTTCTCCGGCCCCGCGGGCGAACTCATGGAGGCCGTCGGCGCGACGGCCAGCACCCGCGGGCTGGCGACGGCGTACCCGTTCGCCGACGCGTTCGTCGTCGACGAGCGCGACGACGTCGCCTTCGACCGGCCGACCGTCCGGACCGACATCGGGATCGACTCGCCCGCGGACGCGAAACGCGTGATCGAGGCGGTCACCGACGCGGTCGATCTGGTCGCCTGACGATGTTCGACCCGCGCCTCGCGCTCGCGAGCCTCAGCGGGCGCTCGGACGCCGCGTGGGCCGCCGCCGGCGCCCCGTACGCGGGCGCGGCCTTCCTCGGCGGCGTCGCCCTCGACGACCCCGCCCGCGAGGCGGCCCGCGAACTCGTCGCCCGCGACCGCGAGGAGTTCCTCCCCCCGGACCCGGTCGCGTTCGTCGACGACCAGCTCGCCGCCCTCGCGGACGTCCCCCTCAGAGCGGGGTTCAACGTCCGCAGCGCGACCCGCGAGCCGATCCGGCGGGTCGCACGCGTCTGTCGCGACCGCGACGCGCTCCTCGAGATCAACGCCCACTGCCGACAGGACGAACTGTGCGCCGTCGGCTGTGGCGAGACGCTCCTGCGCGACGCCGACCGGCTCTGCGAGTACGTCGCGACCGCGGCCGAGGCGGGCGCGACCGTCGGCGTCAAGGTCCGCGCGGAGGTCCCGGCGGTCGACCTCCCGGCGCTCGCCGCCGACCTCGAGGCCGCCGGCGCGTCGTTCGTCCACGTCGACGCGATGGACTCGGAGGCGGTGGTCGCAGACGTCGCCGACGCCTGTGACCTGTTCGTGATCGCCAACAACGGCGTCCGCGACGCGGCGACGGTCCGGGAGTACCTCGACTACGGCGCCGACGCGGTCAGCGTGGGCCGGCCCAGCACCGACCCGGTCGTCCTCGAACGGGTGCGCGCGGCCGTCGACGACCGCGTCGCCGTCGCCGACCGGTAGCGTCGGACGGCCCGGGGCCGAGCTTTCATGTGCGTCTGCCCGATACTACCGCGTATGTTCCGCGCCGACCGCGCCGGAGGGACCGACGACGAACACCGCCGTTCCCCCGCCGGTCGGTGTCGTCCGCCCGACGCGACCCCGTCGAGCCGTGCGAGCGAGCCGCGACCCGGCGACCGCGGGACCCCGAGGGAGGATGTTCGAACGGATTCGTGAGGACGTCCGGGCGATCCTCGAGCGCGACCCCGCGGCGACGAGCGCGCTCGAAGTGTTGCTGTGTTACCCCGGCATGCACGCGCTCTGGGCGCACCGACTCGCCCACCGCCTGTGGAACCGCGACCGGTGGCTCGCCGCGCGCGTCCTCTCGCAAGTCGTTCGCCTCGCCACCGGCGTCGAGATCCACCCGGCCGCCTCGATCGGGCGGCGCGTGACGATCGACCACGGGATGGGCGTCGTCATCGGCGAGACGGCCGTCGTCGGCGACGACGTGCACATGTTCCACGGCGTCACCCTCGGGGGCGCGGCCGCCCGGCGGGTCAAGCGCCACCCGACCGTCGAGAATGGCGTCCGGATCGGCGCGAACGCGACGCTCCTCGGCGACATCACGGTCGGCGAGGGCGCGACCGTCGGCGCCGGGGCGGTCGTCACCGACTCCGTCGACCCGGGCGCGACCGTGATCGGCGTTCCCGCGCGTCCGGTCGACTGACCGGTGGACCCGGGGCGCCCGCGGGACGGGCGACGTGTGAGAAGACCGAAACGTTTTCGTACGGACGCGAGTCACCTCGCGGTATGCCCTCCACCGCCCGCCGCGTCGCGCTCCTCGCAGTCGTCGCGCTCGTCGTCCTCGCCGGCTGTTCGGCCCTCGGCCAGGATCCCACCCGGGAGGACCGCGCCGTCGAGGCGCTCGAACGCTCCCAGGAACGGCTCGACGAGGTCGACTCGTACCGAACCGACGGCGAACTACGCGTCGACGCCGAGAGCGACGGCCGCACCGAGCGGATCCGCGTCGAGGTCGACGGCGCCGTCGACCTCGACGCCGAACGGATGCGGACGAACGCGACCGTCGACGGGGAGACGACGGCGACCTACCTCGTCGGCCGGACGACCTACCGGCAGTGTCCGGACCCCTGGGGTGGCTGGGCCGTCGAGGAGGTCGAGGACGCGGAGGACTGGGCCGACCTGACTCCCGCCGCCGGACCGCTCTCGGTGCTCGAATCCGGCTCGCTGTACTGGAACGGGACCGAGACGGTCGACGGCCGCGAGGCGGTCCTGCTCGTCGGCCACCCGCCGGCGAGCGCGCTCGACGAGACCCAGAGCGGGTTCGGCTCGGCCCTCGGCGGCGGCCCGAACGTCGAGGATCCGACGGTCGAACTGTGGATCGACGCGGAGACCGGCCTGCCGATCGAGTCCCGGATCGAATTCGATGTCTCCGGGCGCGACGGTTCGGCCGACGCCTCGGCGACGATGCGGTACTCGGCGTACGACGAACCGGTCTCGATCGAGGTCCCGGGCGAGGCGTACGACGACCCGTACGAACTGGGCTGTCCCGGCAGTTGAACCGCCGGACGGGCCGGCGGAACCGACGGTATAAGTCCCCGCGGCACGCATCGGCCCGTATGCGAACCGCCGCGGGGAACGCCGAACTCGCCCTCCTGCTGGAGGTCGCGGGCACGCCGAAGCCGGGCAACGTCGACCGCCACCGCGACCTCGACGACCTGCGGTTCGAGCACTTCCTCGCCGGCGCGGTCGGCGCCCGGGACGGCCTCGAGATGGCGGCCGAGGGCGCCGCCGTCGGCCCGGCGTTCGAGCGCGCGGTCGAGGGGATGGCCGCTCAGGGCGGCGGCAACACCCAGTTCGGCGCGCTCCTGTTGCTCGTCCCGCTCGTCCGCGCCGCGCGCGAGGACCTCTCCCAGCCGGTCGCCGAGTCGGTCGTCGAGCGCACGACGGTCGCCGACGCGGCGGCTTTCTACCGCGCGTTCGACCACGTCGACGTCTTCGTCTCCGAGCCGCCGGCCGACCTCGAACCGCTCGACGTCCGCCGCGGGAGCGACGCCGTCCCGGCGCTGGAACAGCGGGGGCTGACGCTGCTCGACGTGATGGACCGGAGCGTCCCCGGCGACGACGTCGCCCGCGAGTGGCTGACCGGCTTCGAGCGGTCGTTCGCCGCCGCCGAGCGGATCGCCGCGGCCGACGGCCCGGTCGCGGATCGGGCGGCGGCGACGTTCCTCTCGCTGCTCGCCGAGCGCCCCGACACGCTCGTCGCGAAGCGCAGCGGCGAGGGCGTCGCCCGCGAGGTGACCGAGCGTGCGGCCGAACTGCGCGAGTCGGCGGCCGACCGCGAGCGGGTCGAGGCGTTCGCCGACGACCTCGTCGCCCGCGGGATCAACCCCGGGACGACGGCGGATCTCACCGCGGCCGGACTGTTCATCGCCCTCGAGCGCGAAGCAGTCGACGTATGACCGGGGACGCGGAGTGGCCCGTCGACCTCGCCGGAGTCACCGAGTCGGTCGTGACGACCCTCGGGCCGAACGGCCTGTGGAACGCCGCGGCGCTCGGGCTGTTCGCCGGCGACGGCGACGACGCGGTCACCGCCCGGACGTGGGGCGACACCCGCACGCGGCGCAACTTCCATCGACAGGGGGAGGGCTACGTCCAGTTCACGCGCGACCCGGTCGACTTCGTCGACGCCGCGCTGTCGATCCACGAACTCGACGCGCCGGTGCTCGACTCCGCCGACGCGTGGGCGCGCGTCGCGGTCGAGCGGGTCGACGAGGGAACGGAGGGCGAGACGCGCTGGGAGGAGTGGCGCCTCGACCCGGTCGAGGCGGCCGCCGAGTGCGAGACGGTGGCGACGATCGACCGCGGCTTCGCGGCCGTGATCGAGGCCACGGTCGCGGCCTCGCGGCTCGGCGTCGCGGGCTACGACGACGACGAACTCCGGTGTCGGCTCGACTACTGTGCCTCGGTCGTCGAGCGCGCGGGCGACGCACGCGAGCGCGAGGCGTTCGCCCGACTGATCCGGCACTCGGACTGGACCCCGTGAGCCGCGGCGAGTCGTCGCGCGGGAATCGGCGGGGGACGTTATATCCTCGCCGACCGAACGGTCGGTCCGATGAGCGACTCCGGCGACTCAAAACCGGTCCGGTTCCGAAGCGACGGCGAGACGTGTCGCGGTGACCTCTTTCTCCCCGACGACGCCGCCGACCCGCCCGTCGTGGTGCTTGCCCACGGGTTCGGCGGCGAGCGGACGTGGCGACTGCCCGCGTACGCGCGCCGGTTCGCCGAGCGGGGGGTGGCCGCGTTCGTCTTCGACTACCGCACCTTCGGCGACAGCGGGGGGCGGCCGCGGAATCTGGTCAGCCCTCGCCGGCAACTCGCGGACTGGCGTGCGGCCGTCGCGCACGTCCGCGGGCGCGACGACGTCGACGGGGACCGACTCGCGCTCTGGGGGACGTCCCTCAGCGGCGGCCACGTGATCACGACCGCCGCACGCGACGGGGACGTCGCGGCGGTCGTCGCGCAGGTGCCGTTCGGCGACGGCCTCGCGACCGTCGCCGGCGCGCTCCGGCGCGGGGGCGCGTCGTACGCGCGCGAGGCCGTCGCGGGGGCGCTCCGGGACCTCCCGCGGGCGCTGCTCGGGCGCGACCCCCACTACGTTCCGATCGTCGACGAGGGGGAGGGCTTCGGGGTGTTGAACGCGCCCGACGCGAGGGCCGCGATAGAGGCGCTCGTCCCGGCGGGCGAGGAGTTCCGGAACGAGGTCCCCGGCCGGGTCGCCGCGACCGTCCCCTTCTACCGACCCGTCTCGGAGGCGGGGGACGTCGACTGCCCGACGTTCGTCGCCGAGGCGGCGCGGGACCGGATCGTTCCGCCGTGGACCGTCCGGCGACTCGTCGCGAGACTCGACGACGTCGAACGCCTCCGGTTACCGGGCGGTCACTTCGACGTCTACACGCCCCCGGCGTTCGACCGCCTCGTCGACCGGCAGGCGGCGTTCCTCTCCCGGCACCTCCGGGGGTGACGGCCCGCCCCGCGCCCGACGTCACTCCCGTTCGAGGGCGAGTTCGACGGCCGTCTCGGTCCGTCCCCGCCACGGGTCGCCGTGGCCGGGCAACAGCGTGACCTCGCCGAGCGGTTCGAGCCGTGCGATCGACTCGCGGGCCCGGTCGTGGTTCCGGTTGATCCACGCCGGCAGCAGTTGGGGGCGGTGGCCGCGGCCGGCGACGAAGTCGACCGTGGCGAGCGCGTCGCCACAGAAGAGCACCTCGCGGTCGGGGACGGAGAGCGCGACGTGGTCCTCGCTGTGGCCCGGGGCGTGGATCGCCCGCGGCCGCCCGGGAACGTCGAGGGTCTCCCCGTCGCCGAACGTCCGGACCGTCCGGACGGGCGGCACCGACGTCCCGCCGGACCGGACGAACTCGACGCCGTACCGGAGCATCTCCGGCCGCCAGAGGTTCTTCACGGTTCCCGCGACCGGAAGCTCCCACTCGCCCCGTGCGGCCTCGACGCCCGCCTCGTGTACCCACACCGGGACGTCGGCCGCCTCGCGGAGTCGGGCGGCGAACCCCGCGTGATCGGGGTGGGCGTGGGTCAGCACGCAGGCGGCGACGTCCGTCAGGTCGGAGCCGAGCGCGTCGAGCAGCGCGGGTAGCTGGGGCCAGTGGCCGGGGAAGCCGGCGTCGACCACCGTGAGTTCGCCGTCCGCCGCGACGACGTACCAGTTGACGCGCTCGCTCCCGCACCGGTAGACGCCGTCCGCGACGGCCGCGGTCCTCGGTTCGGTCATACCGACCGAACGTTCGGTTGGGAGAAAAGCACTTCGGTCCGGACGGGTTCCGGCGGTGTGCCAGTTAAGTGCCCGCCGACCAAACGGTCGGTCGACATGGACCGCCTCGCGGAGCCCTTCGCGAACCCCGAGACGAGTCGCGAGGAGATCTTTCGCGCGACCTACCGCGCGCTCGCCGACCACGGGTACGCCGACCTCTCCATCCAGCACATCGCGGACCGCACGTCGCTGAGCAAGTCGACCATCT
The Salinilacihabitans rarus DNA segment above includes these coding regions:
- the cofD gene encoding 2-phospho-L-lactate transferase, whose amino-acid sequence is MVTFLSGGTGTPKLLDGAGTAFSPAETTVIANTGDDIELGGLFVSPDVDTLLFQGGGVLDREHWWGIEGDTHRTHSALRDIATAADLPEGPQYLPDERQTEGREIARWRRFSGVGEFMTIGDRDRAVHLTRTSLLDQGHSLSEVTARLADAFGLSADLLPMSDDPVASIVHTDEGPMHFQEFWVGREGEPAVENVEFRGSSRAEPAPGVIEALDDVVVIGPSNPVTSIGPMLALPGVGDALHETTVVAVSPFLGDEAFSGPAGELMEAVGATASTRGLATAYPFADAFVVDERDDVAFDRPTVRTDIGIDSPADAKRVIEAVTDAVDLVA
- a CDS encoding ArsR/SmtB family transcription factor is translated as MSAQSNEFRVSEEEMDRLEAVAEAADVERALAIFKALADDRRLLIMRLLAESELCVCDLVEVFDIEYSKLSYHLKQLKEADLVTADRDGNYVTYRPTERGDEVVEIVRDIS
- the cysE gene encoding serine O-acetyltransferase, whose protein sequence is MFERIREDVRAILERDPAATSALEVLLCYPGMHALWAHRLAHRLWNRDRWLAARVLSQVVRLATGVEIHPAASIGRRVTIDHGMGVVIGETAVVGDDVHMFHGVTLGGAAARRVKRHPTVENGVRIGANATLLGDITVGEGATVGAGAVVTDSVDPGATVIGVPARPVD
- a CDS encoding tRNA-dihydrouridine synthase yields the protein MFDPRLALASLSGRSDAAWAAAGAPYAGAAFLGGVALDDPAREAARELVARDREEFLPPDPVAFVDDQLAALADVPLRAGFNVRSATREPIRRVARVCRDRDALLEINAHCRQDELCAVGCGETLLRDADRLCEYVATAAEAGATVGVKVRAEVPAVDLPALAADLEAAGASFVHVDAMDSEAVVADVADACDLFVIANNGVRDAATVREYLDYGADAVSVGRPSTDPVVLERVRAAVDDRVAVADR
- the sod gene encoding superoxide dismutase, yielding MTNYDLPDLPYDYDALEPHISEQVLTWHHDTHHQGYVDGWNGAEETLAENREAGDFDASPAALRSVTHNGSGHVLHDLFWKNMSPEGGDEPSGDLADRIEADFGSYEAWKGEFEAAAGAAGGWALLVYDSFSNQLRNVVVDKHDQGALWGSHPILACDVWEHSYYHDYGPARGEFVDAFFEVVDWEEPERRYEAAVERFE
- a CDS encoding triphosphoribosyl-dephospho-CoA synthase, with the protein product MRTAAGNAELALLLEVAGTPKPGNVDRHRDLDDLRFEHFLAGAVGARDGLEMAAEGAAVGPAFERAVEGMAAQGGGNTQFGALLLLVPLVRAAREDLSQPVAESVVERTTVADAAAFYRAFDHVDVFVSEPPADLEPLDVRRGSDAVPALEQRGLTLLDVMDRSVPGDDVAREWLTGFERSFAAAERIAAADGPVADRAAATFLSLLAERPDTLVAKRSGEGVAREVTERAAELRESAADRERVEAFADDLVARGINPGTTADLTAAGLFIALEREAVDV
- a CDS encoding thioredoxin family protein — translated: MKIEVIGPGCPRCKKTERRVEDALEALDGRVDATVEKVSDQMEIIDRGVMHTPAVAVDGDVKTEGDIPEVDRLVEIFRAA
- a CDS encoding alpha/beta hydrolase, which encodes MSDSGDSKPVRFRSDGETCRGDLFLPDDAADPPVVVLAHGFGGERTWRLPAYARRFAERGVAAFVFDYRTFGDSGGRPRNLVSPRRQLADWRAAVAHVRGRDDVDGDRLALWGTSLSGGHVITTAARDGDVAAVVAQVPFGDGLATVAGALRRGGASYAREAVAGALRDLPRALLGRDPHYVPIVDEGEGFGVLNAPDARAAIEALVPAGEEFRNEVPGRVAATVPFYRPVSEAGDVDCPTFVAEAARDRIVPPWTVRRLVARLDDVERLRLPGGHFDVYTPPAFDRLVDRQAAFLSRHLRG
- a CDS encoding permease, whose product is MASLLGVLEAVVRAGIDETLSYLTLHVITCLVPAFFIAGGISALLSDRFVTKYLGGDAPKLHAYSIASVSGVALAVCSCTILPMFAGLYRKGAGIGPATAFLFSGPAINVLAIVFTARVLGLPLGGARAVFAVAMAGAIGLAMAFAFRDAEEGEGAVVATDGGYEQVVGGERPAWVTAAFFGSMVAILLIAASGLLSVAVKVAALAPLFALLGYLLWVEFDRGEIDEWLQETWFFTRTIFPLLIVGTFVIGIIGAVAALAQGMDPLEPVAVGEQTFAAHQVAPGLLTREVFGQTTLLSTGLASVIGAVLYMPTLLEVPIVGSLFGYTQGLMDGGPALTLLLAGPSLSLPNMIVIWKTIGTKRTALYLVLVAVAATAAGLLWGTLL
- a CDS encoding MBL fold metallo-hydrolase, which encodes MTEPRTAAVADGVYRCGSERVNWYVVAADGELTVVDAGFPGHWPQLPALLDALGSDLTDVAACVLTHAHPDHAGFAARLREAADVPVWVHEAGVEAARGEWELPVAGTVKNLWRPEMLRYGVEFVRSGGTSVPPVRTVRTFGDGETLDVPGRPRAIHAPGHSEDHVALSVPDREVLFCGDALATVDFVAGRGHRPQLLPAWINRNHDRARESIARLEPLGEVTLLPGHGDPWRGRTETAVELALERE
- a CDS encoding DUF447 domain-containing protein, whose product is MTGDAEWPVDLAGVTESVVTTLGPNGLWNAAALGLFAGDGDDAVTARTWGDTRTRRNFHRQGEGYVQFTRDPVDFVDAALSIHELDAPVLDSADAWARVAVERVDEGTEGETRWEEWRLDPVEAAAECETVATIDRGFAAVIEATVAASRLGVAGYDDDELRCRLDYCASVVERAGDAREREAFARLIRHSDWTP